The DNA window CAGCTTACCAAACATATTTCCTTTCGTTTTCAGGTCGAACTTAAAATGATAACCGGTTTTGATCACTGCATTTTTGTATAGCGGATGACTTCCTGGGCGGATCGGCAAGGTATATCTCTGAGTAATTCCCCGTGCCGCCCCGTCGATTCCGTTAAGTCCCACCCAATAAGATGTTCCAGTAGGAGTCGCCGCGCCCTGTGCCGTACGAAATACGGTCTCCCAGTTATAATCAGCAATATCCGTAATCCGGAAATCATACACCCGACCAATAGCATCCACTGGGACAGTATCATAAGCAATATGGTTGGTTAGATCTAAATTGGCATTTGTTTGATGTGACGCTCCTGAAGGTGCGTTATGAGCGATCGTTCGAAATTCAACGTCGTAGAACCCTTCGTCCACCCATACCGGAAGGAAGAACGGGAAAGTTTCCTGCGACTTCTCAACTTCTATCCACGTATTTTTAGGATAAAAAGTGGTCTTCGAACCGTCATACACATCAAATGGGAAACGTACTTGCTTACTGCCTATATACTTAAGATAATTACGATTCCCGTAACCAAGATAATTTGTGTGTTGGCCACTATTTGGCATGGTAACCGTGAATGGCCGATCAAGGATAATTGCTGATCGTCCAGCTGCAGCTTTTGTCTTCTGGTTATGTGCTTTGTCATCCGATACATCCGGATAGATGACAACGGGTGTATGTACAGTAACTGAGTTGATTCCATAGATCGGATAATTCAAAGTCTCAGACCCATTCACCTGGTTATAATAAATGGTTCCTGTGCTTGGCTGGCTTGCCTTATTTGTTTTAGACATCGGTATGACATTACTTGGACTATAAAGCACATTATCACCAATTTGGGGTGCTGTAGGTATCGGCAATGGTGTTGGTCCTGTATTAGTACTAGACGAACCACTCATTAATGTTTGGTTATACAAAGTAAACGTATCATTTCGGACTGTGACACTCACTGCACTTTCTGCTGCTTTTTGTGGGTCTTGATCAAAATTAACTTTTATATCTTCTGGAACATCAGATGGCTCATAATCATTTGTTGATTCAGTGTTATAATACGGCTCGTTATACCCACTTGGTTGTATTCGAATGCCGCCACCATCAAAAGCATAGTTCCATAGTGCACTTTCATTGATCCTATAAATTTTCACATCTTGAATCGTCCAAAATGAGTACTCTTTCTCAACATCTACTTGTACCTTTGTTCCCGGTTCTTCTACTTCTTCGCCAGGAGCGGGAGGAGGTGTTGGTTCTGGTGCTGGAGCATTTGGGTCTGGTGGTGGTGGTAAAACTGTAACATTTATCTTAAACGAACACTTTCCAACCATCTCTTGGTACACATAATTATGTAAATAAGTCTTTGACCAGACATTTCCGTACAAGCTTTCAGTTGTTGGAATTCCATTTAATACGTTAAACCGCTCACTCCCACGGCTATCTGCTTTAATTACTGCGCTCACGTTTGGACTTAAATCCTGTCCTTGCATCGTCTGACCAGGTGAAGGTTGTGTACACTCAGCACTTCCTTCACCTGGATCTGGTGGATCTGGTTCATCGCCCTCATAGTAATAATTAACGTAATATACTGGAAAACTTCCGTCATATGTGAATGCCATTGGATCACCTATCAACATAGATGAACCAGACGGATCTCCACTTGTACTTTTCCTGTATCCTTTATAGCTATATTTTTGTGTTCCCGGGGTATGAAGCAAGGTATACAGCGTATTAATTTCAAGTTTCTTTTCTGTATCTCTAAACCCGTCTACTCCATTAATTGACACACCTTCTGTGGTGAAATGCTTGATGATTGCTTTTCCTTCGTTCGGTTCAAGCTCTGCTTTAAATAAAATAGGAAAATAATATCGATATGATTTTACTCCAGGATCAAACTCAGTTGTGTCGTAAACCTCAGGACGTGGAGCATCTAATGTGAAAGACTCATTAATTCTTATCGTTGCCGTATCCGTTCCTAAACCTCTTTTTTGTTTAATATCGACTGAATGGACCGTAGCGAACGTTTGTCTAAGACTATCCCATGTTGCTCCATATCTAGCTGTGGCAAACATTCTATCTACCCACGTTGAACTTTCCCCCGGAACAATATTTTGATTAAATGATTCAGCAGTAATAGACTTTACTTTTCTTCCGGAATAAATAAATTGGTATTCCCAATCATAGTGGGCTTCTGCCATTGTAGTCCCAGGTGCTAATCTTTGACCCGTATAAGGATCTGCAATATATTGCCCCGCAGAATTCGTCCAAACATCGGCATAACCCATTCCTACCGAATAATAGACATTATTATTTTGTTCACTCCTTGTCCACTGCAGCGTTACTGGTCCCTTTACACCTGCAGCCGCTTGCACTTCACTAAAAGACATAATGAAAAGTATACATATCATTACCAGACTGACTAATGATTGTTTTTTTCTTATCACACGATACCTCCATTCGTGACAATTATGTTCTTAAATTCACTTGAGAGGATTTTCAAATAAGTGAACACTATCATCATCATAATTTGCAGGGAAAAAGAAATAGTCGACATTCCCTATCTTAAAGTTTTTCCAATTCTTATCATTAACAATAAAACTATCTCCTTGTTCGACAATAGGAAATTGAGCTATGTATGTGCCATCTGTTTGTTCAGTGACATGACCTGTTCTTGAACGTATATTTCCATCCCCACATAACATATTAATGACAAATCTCTTTGGCCCCTTGTATCTCACATGAATCCCATAGTTTTTCCCATCCGTTACCATCCACATATCCATAATGGTGGTATTCTTAAAATGCACAGGCATAGTTTCATAGGAAACTTTACGCACTTCAGTAAATTTTTTATCAAATGACTCTAAAAAAAATTCGAGTCCAATAAAATATTTTCTTAAAGGATCAAGATCTTCTAGTTCCGTAACATCTTCAATTTCAGGAATCTCTTTATCCCCAATCCAAACCCAATTTCCAACCTGATCCCAGCTTACGGTCTCACCAAGATTCTCGCTAACAAAACGTAGTGGTACATAAGTCCGTCCCTTCACAGCCTTTGCAGCGGTTTCCATCGTCACCGTTTTACCATCGACAATAGCAAGTTTGCTGTCTAAAGTCAGTTCAATCGTTTTTTCATCTTTTACATACGTTACCGTTTTCCCGCTGAATCCGACTTTTGCACCCAGCGCTTCACCAATCCCACGAAGTGGAACTTGGACGTGATTATTCTCCGTAACTGGTTCTCCACCTTCAAACTTAACCTTGCGACCATCAACAAGGACCGCTAACTTTGGACTTCCAACGATAGGTGCACTTGTCGCTCCAGCCGACGAACCAAATTGAAAAATACTAAATCCAAGAACACACGTTAACAAAACTATACAAATCCTTTTCATAAACCCACGCTCCTATGCATTTTAAATTCTAAAATATTACAAAACATATAATTCGTCTTTATCTATGTTGAAATTAAGAATAGGTATACCATTCTAGGATTCTTTCGAGGGGCTGATCGCAATAACCTCCTTCACAATTACTTATTTGATAAAATAAGGTAAATTTAGACACAAAAAAAAACACACCCTGCCAATCGTACGACGATTGCAAAGGTGTGCTTCACCTGATTCCATATTATAACAGTAAGGGCTGTTCGTAAACAGTCTACCTAATATTATTTTTTCTTGCTGCGCTCTTATTTTTTGACCAAACGAGCGATATAAAATCCATCTGAATGATAGTCCTGCGGCAAAATTTGCAGTCCGATTGCTTCTCTTGCACTAGTCCCAATCAGCCCTTGCCAGAAGCTATGATCATCTTGTGCAATTTCAAATTCAGGATGGCGACTCAAAAAATGTTGTACCATTTCAGCGTTCTCCTGAGGTTCAATCGTACACGTACTATATACCAATATCCCTCCAGGTTTGAGCAATCCACTTACCGCATCTAATAACTCTGTCTGAATTCCCCGAATTTCAGAAATATCTCCAGGTGTCTTAGCCCACTTCAAATCGGGTTTACGTCGTATAACGCCAAGTCCCGAGCACGGAGCGTCAAGTAAGATGCGGTCAAAAGATTCCTGCGGATACCGCTCAGCCAATTTGGCTGCGTCCTCCGACAAAGTAACTACATTACCAAGTTCCAAACGCAACGCCTGGTCTTCGATCAGCTTTGCCTTGTGTGGATGAATATCGTTCGCGACTACTTTACCGCTACCCTCTAGCTTCTCCGCAATATGACAAGTCTTTCCGCCAGGAGCCGCGCAGCAATCCAATACAGACATACCAGGTTTCGGATCCACAGCATGCGCCACCAGCATCGAGCTTTCATCCTGCACAGATAATAAACCTTCCCTATACCATGGAGTCAACGCCATATTTCCGCCACTCTTTACGATAATACCATCTGGAGACAATTGCGAAGCTGACACATCTAAGCCCTGCTCTTCCATCAGC is part of the Paenibacillus segetis genome and encodes:
- a CDS encoding DUF5704 domain-containing protein — translated: MIRKKQSLVSLVMICILFIMSFSEVQAAAGVKGPVTLQWTRSEQNNNVYYSVGMGYADVWTNSAGQYIADPYTGQRLAPGTTMAEAHYDWEYQFIYSGRKVKSITAESFNQNIVPGESSTWVDRMFATARYGATWDSLRQTFATVHSVDIKQKRGLGTDTATIRINESFTLDAPRPEVYDTTEFDPGVKSYRYYFPILFKAELEPNEGKAIIKHFTTEGVSINGVDGFRDTEKKLEINTLYTLLHTPGTQKYSYKGYRKSTSGDPSGSSMLIGDPMAFTYDGSFPVYYVNYYYEGDEPDPPDPGEGSAECTQPSPGQTMQGQDLSPNVSAVIKADSRGSERFNVLNGIPTTESLYGNVWSKTYLHNYVYQEMVGKCSFKINVTVLPPPPDPNAPAPEPTPPPAPGEEVEEPGTKVQVDVEKEYSFWTIQDVKIYRINESALWNYAFDGGGIRIQPSGYNEPYYNTESTNDYEPSDVPEDIKVNFDQDPQKAAESAVSVTVRNDTFTLYNQTLMSGSSSTNTGPTPLPIPTAPQIGDNVLYSPSNVIPMSKTNKASQPSTGTIYYNQVNGSETLNYPIYGINSVTVHTPVVIYPDVSDDKAHNQKTKAAAGRSAIILDRPFTVTMPNSGQHTNYLGYGNRNYLKYIGSKQVRFPFDVYDGSKTTFYPKNTWIEVEKSQETFPFFLPVWVDEGFYDVEFRTIAHNAPSGASHQTNANLDLTNHIAYDTVPVDAIGRVYDFRITDIADYNWETVFRTAQGAATPTGTSYWVGLNGIDGAARGITQRYTLPIRPGSHPLYKNAVIKTGYHFKFDLKTKGNMFGKLDQITIKPSFYFINAKDGSRTSVDLYYQTSSKSYVKIGSSRDQVERYVILNERLRSVPTEELTDTALYKYDHYYTFNQIAATGRSQFVQKYIEKTTKLKTPIGSLSLLRLTESIRTFIGPKTAIPVSVDPARVNASVQKWYGEYSLPADVYAVKTGVNVAEYGRTHGGLSDKSPIFLKNGYIVVNFNIETVRNGEVKAPYLQYIDAQLMNQWKQMEGFSSSVRDPYGVTLSLMDGDVVLYNTDKSSRDDFRSMVTH
- a CDS encoding copper amine oxidase N-terminal domain-containing protein; amino-acid sequence: MKRICIVLLTCVLGFSIFQFGSSAGATSAPIVGSPKLAVLVDGRKVKFEGGEPVTENNHVQVPLRGIGEALGAKVGFSGKTVTYVKDEKTIELTLDSKLAIVDGKTVTMETAAKAVKGRTYVPLRFVSENLGETVSWDQVGNWVWIGDKEIPEIEDVTELEDLDPLRKYFIGLEFFLESFDKKFTEVRKVSYETMPVHFKNTTIMDMWMVTDGKNYGIHVRYKGPKRFVINMLCGDGNIRSRTGHVTEQTDGTYIAQFPIVEQGDSFIVNDKNWKNFKIGNVDYFFFPANYDDDSVHLFENPLK
- the rsmB gene encoding 16S rRNA (cytosine(967)-C(5))-methyltransferase RsmB codes for the protein MSNGKNVHPGGGGRDRSGAKPQQNRSKTNSKANQKPSARDTALQVLTGVEQEGAYSNLLLNGALQKSGLSGPDAGLATELVYGTISRLNTIDYLLEPFVSKGLGKLQPWVRNLLRLSFYQLYYLDRIPPHAAVNEAVNIAKKRGHQGISGMVNGVLRSVLRSKDELKLPDHLSPVARISLQHSHPEWLVSRWIEQYGEETAEAICQANNEPPSVSVRVNTARVSRDELLKLMEEQGLDVSASQLSPDGIIVKSGGNMALTPWYREGLLSVQDESSMLVAHAVDPKPGMSVLDCCAAPGGKTCHIAEKLEGSGKVVANDIHPHKAKLIEDQALRLELGNVVTLSEDAAKLAERYPQESFDRILLDAPCSGLGVIRRKPDLKWAKTPGDISEIRGIQTELLDAVSGLLKPGGILVYSTCTIEPQENAEMVQHFLSRHPEFEIAQDDHSFWQGLIGTSAREAIGLQILPQDYHSDGFYIARLVKK